The following are encoded together in the Pedobacter sp. D749 genome:
- a CDS encoding NUDIX hydrolase yields the protein MPRNYRIYINDNTLFISDFLPEQKEKIQQLEFQDFNLETFYKKLKNGSRKSYIFLTKNPQETFKKLKKDCTIIKAAGGLVESANGNFLFIFRNKKWDLPKGKLEEGEKMKEAAVREVEEECGIRVFKREEKLCKTYHVYPMGNKMVIKKTNWYKMKVKGEPKLVPQKEEGIDEAVWLDKNHISPVIKNTFPSIMDVLRFGGIL from the coding sequence ATGCCAAGAAATTATAGAATTTACATCAACGATAACACTTTGTTTATCTCCGATTTTTTGCCTGAGCAAAAAGAAAAAATTCAACAACTGGAATTTCAGGATTTTAATCTCGAAACATTCTACAAAAAACTAAAAAATGGTTCCAGAAAGAGTTATATTTTTTTAACGAAAAATCCTCAGGAAACCTTTAAAAAGTTAAAGAAAGATTGTACTATTATAAAGGCTGCCGGTGGTTTGGTAGAGAGTGCAAACGGTAATTTTTTGTTTATTTTTAGAAATAAAAAATGGGATCTTCCAAAAGGAAAGCTTGAAGAAGGCGAAAAAATGAAGGAAGCGGCTGTTCGTGAGGTAGAAGAGGAATGTGGAATCAGGGTTTTTAAACGCGAAGAAAAGCTTTGTAAAACCTATCATGTTTATCCGATGGGCAATAAAATGGTGATCAAGAAAACCAACTGGTACAAAATGAAGGTTAAAGGTGAACCAAAATTGGTTCCTCAAAAAGAAGAAGGCATTGATGAAGCAGTTTGGCTGGATAAGAACCATATTTCTCCAGTAATTAAAAATACATTCCCATCTATTATGGATGTGTTGAGGTTTGGAGGAATATTGTAG